The Nitrosospira lacus genome window below encodes:
- the gluQRS gene encoding tRNA glutamyl-Q(34) synthetase GluQRS, translating into MIQNPAFPAYRGRFAPSPTGPLHFGSLVAAVGSYLEARSRNGEWLVRIENLDPSRELPGVSKEILNTLEILGMEWDGEVVYQNRRNEVYQAALSLLKGRNLIYPCVCSRKEIADSSIRGIDGPVYPGTCRYGLPGTERPQALRVRTDDRLIEIKDGLRGLIRQRLESDIGDFVLRRADGIFAYQLAVVVDDAEQGVTHVVRGEDLLNSTPRQVHLQQLLGYSTPAYMHLPVVVNTLGEKLSKQTLAPPVVTADPVSQLVMAMHFLGQKPPAELIESNIASFWKWAKKNWRSEMIP; encoded by the coding sequence ATGATTCAAAACCCCGCCTTTCCGGCCTATCGCGGCCGCTTTGCTCCATCTCCCACCGGACCGCTGCATTTTGGTTCTCTTGTTGCCGCAGTCGGCAGTTATCTGGAAGCGAGATCCCGCAACGGAGAATGGCTGGTCAGAATCGAAAACCTGGATCCCTCTCGCGAACTTCCCGGCGTCTCAAAGGAGATTCTGAACACGCTTGAAATATTGGGAATGGAATGGGATGGTGAGGTAGTCTATCAGAACCGGCGAAATGAAGTCTATCAGGCTGCACTCAGCCTGCTCAAAGGTAGAAACCTGATTTACCCCTGCGTCTGCAGCCGTAAGGAAATCGCTGATTCCAGCATCAGGGGTATAGATGGTCCGGTTTATCCCGGCACTTGCCGTTATGGTTTACCTGGCACAGAGCGTCCTCAAGCATTGCGGGTACGGACTGATGACCGCCTGATTGAAATTAAGGATGGGCTGCGAGGCCTGATTCGGCAGCGGTTGGAAAGCGATATTGGCGATTTCGTGCTGCGGCGGGCTGATGGCATTTTTGCTTATCAATTGGCGGTGGTTGTGGATGATGCCGAGCAGGGCGTGACCCACGTGGTGCGCGGCGAGGACTTGCTGAACTCCACCCCTCGCCAGGTGCATCTGCAACAACTGTTGGGCTATTCCACCCCGGCATACATGCATCTACCGGTGGTAGTCAACACACTGGGCGAGAAACTCAGTAAACAAACTCTGGCGCCCCCTGTCGTTACCGCTGATCCGGTATCGCAATTGGTAATGGCGATGCATTTCCTAGGCCAGAAACCACCGGCAGAATTGATTGAAAGCAACATCGCCTCATTTTGGAAATGGGCAAAGAAGAATTGGAGATCGGAAATGATCCCCTGA
- a CDS encoding methane monooxygenase/ammonia monooxygenase subunit C — protein sequence MATTLGTSGSHAGSSGRDYDMSLWYDSRWYKFGLITMLGVAIFWIWFQRTFAYSHGMDSMEPEFEKVWMGLWRVHMIVMPIFALVTWGWIWKTRDTNLDNLDPKLEIKRYFYWMMWLGVYLFGVYWGGSFFTEQDASWHQVIIRDTSFTPSHVVVFYGSFPMYIVCGVASYLYAMTRLPLYARGTSFPLVMAIAGPLMILPNVGLNEWGHAFWFMEELFSAPLHWGFVILGWSGLFAGGIAAQIITRYSNLTDVVWNGQSKVILNNRIVP from the coding sequence ATGGCAACAACACTGGGAACATCAGGCAGCCATGCCGGGTCGAGCGGACGCGACTACGACATGTCGCTGTGGTACGACTCAAGGTGGTACAAATTTGGGCTGATCACGATGCTTGGAGTAGCGATATTCTGGATCTGGTTTCAGCGGACGTTTGCCTACTCGCACGGCATGGACTCGATGGAGCCGGAATTCGAGAAGGTATGGATGGGGTTGTGGCGGGTGCACATGATCGTGATGCCGATTTTTGCGCTGGTCACGTGGGGATGGATCTGGAAGACACGCGACACCAACCTGGACAACCTGGACCCCAAGCTGGAAATCAAGCGTTACTTTTACTGGATGATGTGGCTGGGCGTCTACCTGTTTGGCGTGTACTGGGGTGGCAGCTTCTTCACCGAGCAGGATGCCTCCTGGCACCAGGTCATCATCCGCGACACCAGCTTCACCCCGAGCCATGTAGTCGTGTTTTATGGCTCCTTCCCGATGTACATCGTCTGTGGCGTGGCCAGCTACCTGTATGCCATGACCCGTCTGCCGCTGTACGCCCGGGGCACCTCGTTCCCGCTGGTCATGGCCATTGCCGGACCGCTCATGATCCTGCCGAACGTAGGCTTGAACGAATGGGGCCATGCCTTCTGGTTCATGGAAGAACTGTTTAGCGCACCGCTGCATTGGGGCTTTGTGATACTGGGCTGGTCGGGGCTGTTTGCCGGGGGCATTGCGGCACAGATCATCACCCGCTACTCCAACCTGACCGACGTCGTCTGGAACGGACAGAGCAAAGTCATCCTCAACAACCGGATCGTACCGTAA
- a CDS encoding methane monooxygenase/ammonia monooxygenase subunit A: MSRTDEILKAAKMPPEAVKMSRMIDAVYFPILCILLVGTYHMHFMLLAGDWDFWLDWKDRQWWPVVTPIVGITYCATIMYYLWVNYRLPFGATLCIVCLLTGEWLTRFWGFYWWSHYPINFVLPSTMIPGALIMDTVLLLTRNWMITALVGGGAFGLLFYPGNWPIFGPTHLPLVAEGVLLSLADYTGFLYVRTGTPEYVRLIEQGSLRTFGGHTTVIAAFFSAFVSMLMFCVWWYFGKLYCTAFYYVKGPRGRVTMKNDVTAYGEEGFPEGIK; this comes from the coding sequence ATGAGCAGGACAGACGAAATATTAAAGGCGGCCAAGATGCCGCCGGAAGCGGTAAAGATGTCGAGGATGATAGACGCAGTCTATTTCCCGATTCTGTGCATACTGCTGGTAGGGACCTACCACATGCACTTCATGTTACTGGCGGGCGACTGGGACTTCTGGCTTGACTGGAAAGACCGCCAATGGTGGCCGGTGGTTACCCCGATCGTGGGCATCACCTACTGTGCCACCATCATGTACTACCTGTGGGTGAACTACCGCCTGCCCTTTGGCGCGACACTCTGTATCGTGTGCCTGCTGACGGGCGAATGGCTGACCCGCTTCTGGGGCTTCTACTGGTGGTCGCACTACCCGATCAACTTCGTATTGCCCTCCACCATGATACCGGGTGCCCTCATCATGGACACCGTCCTGCTGCTGACGCGCAACTGGATGATCACGGCACTGGTAGGCGGCGGCGCATTCGGCCTCCTGTTCTACCCGGGCAACTGGCCGATATTTGGGCCGACCCACCTGCCGCTGGTAGCCGAAGGCGTATTACTGTCCCTGGCTGACTACACCGGCTTCCTGTATGTACGCACCGGCACCCCGGAATACGTACGGCTGATCGAACAAGGCTCACTGCGCACCTTCGGTGGCCACACCACCGTGATTGCGGCCTTCTTCTCCGCCTTCGTCTCCATGCTCATGTTCTGCGTCTGGTGGTACTTTGGCAAACTCTACTGCACCGCGTTCTACTACGTCAAAGGTCCACGCGGCCGGGTTACCATGAAGAACGACGTCACCGCCTATGGCGAAGAAGGGTTTCCGGAGGGGATCAAATAA
- a CDS encoding methane monooxygenase/ammonia monooxygenase subunit B, with translation MNAKNLFKLGVVGLYGMATLALSTLDISPAAAHGERSQEPFLRMRTIQWYDMKWGPDTTKVNDFATMTGKFHLAEDWPRAVGKPGRAFFNVGSPSPVFVRLSTKLNGEPTYISGPLEIGRDYAFEVKLKARIPGRHHMHAMVNIKDAGPIAGPAAWMNITGSWDDFTNPVKLLTGETIDTETFNFSNGIFWHLLWLGLGCFWIGYYVARPMFLPRSRVLLAYGDELLLDPMDKKVAWIVLIATFGIVWGGYRYTETKHPYTVPIQAGESKVQPMPVKPNPIAIKVTHANYDVPGRALRVTMSITNSGDTAYRIGEFTTAGVRFINKVGLKHLDRNYPKELVATGLSMDNDAPIQPGETREVKMEAKDALWEVQRLMALLGDPESRFGGLLMTWSDSGDRNINSIAGAVIPVFTKL, from the coding sequence ATGAACGCAAAAAACCTGTTCAAACTGGGGGTCGTTGGCCTCTACGGCATGGCCACCCTGGCGCTGAGCACACTGGACATCTCGCCGGCTGCAGCCCACGGTGAACGCTCGCAAGAACCGTTCCTGCGCATGCGTACCATCCAATGGTACGACATGAAATGGGGTCCTGACACCACCAAGGTCAACGACTTTGCCACCATGACCGGCAAATTCCACCTGGCCGAAGACTGGCCGCGGGCGGTAGGCAAACCGGGACGGGCCTTCTTCAACGTTGGCAGCCCAAGCCCCGTGTTCGTGCGGCTCTCCACCAAGCTGAACGGCGAACCGACCTACATCTCGGGCCCGCTCGAGATTGGGCGCGACTACGCCTTCGAAGTCAAACTGAAAGCCCGCATACCGGGACGCCACCACATGCACGCCATGGTCAACATCAAGGACGCAGGCCCGATTGCCGGCCCTGCGGCCTGGATGAACATCACCGGCAGCTGGGATGACTTCACCAACCCGGTAAAACTGCTGACAGGCGAGACCATCGACACCGAGACCTTCAACTTCAGCAACGGCATCTTCTGGCATTTACTGTGGCTGGGACTGGGCTGCTTCTGGATCGGCTACTACGTTGCGCGGCCCATGTTTCTGCCGCGCAGCCGGGTACTGCTGGCCTACGGAGACGAGTTGCTGCTCGACCCGATGGACAAGAAAGTGGCCTGGATCGTCCTGATCGCCACCTTTGGCATCGTCTGGGGCGGCTACCGCTACACGGAAACCAAGCACCCGTACACGGTGCCGATCCAGGCGGGCGAATCGAAGGTACAACCGATGCCGGTGAAACCCAACCCCATCGCCATCAAAGTGACGCACGCCAACTATGACGTACCGGGACGTGCCCTGCGCGTGACCATGAGCATCACCAACAGCGGCGACACCGCCTACCGCATAGGCGAATTCACCACTGCGGGCGTGCGCTTCATCAACAAAGTAGGCCTCAAGCACCTGGACCGCAACTATCCGAAGGAACTGGTGGCCACGGGTCTGTCGATGGACAACGACGCGCCGATCCAGCCTGGCGAGACGCGCGAAGTCAAGATGGAAGCCAAGGACGCACTGTGGGAAGTGCAGCGTCTGATGGCCTTGCTGGGCGATCCGGAAAGCCGTTTTGGCGGATTGCTGATGACATGGAGCGACTCAGGTGACCGCAACATCAACAGCATAGCCGGGGCAGTGATACCGGTCTTCACCAAGCTCTAA
- a CDS encoding PLP-dependent aminotransferase family protein: MAIPIVLDHNSPQSLQGQIFEQLRHLILGGKLKPGTPIPASRVLAEQLGTSRNTVLLVYDRLMAEGYLQARKAIGTYVNLELPETCLAATRRIATSIPVQGEMVRQPVIPFTGQRRMGADARHLDFDFFPDRTDLDLFPQKIWRRFINRTLTSSSTHFTECGDPGGLLQLREVVADHLGIARGISVSSDQVIITAGSQEGLNLAARLLIKEGTLVATENPCYEGAALLFQSYYAKLVPVPVDEAGLDVERLPKEGVMLLYVTPSHQYPLGFTLPIERRLKLLDWARRCGAYIIEDDYDSDFRYRGSPLTALMGLDDYGCVMYLGTFSKSMGAGLRLGYLVVPKALIHAARSAKALLNNGHAWLDQATMAEFIRSGAYSNHLRRMRHVYCKRRDCLIEALRQHFGAVHLSGLESGLHLAWHLPENYPDASELQALALRHGVGIYAIGSGTAYDYGKCDYSARTLILGFSSLNEYQIRAGIRRIADAFAGLPIVNE; this comes from the coding sequence ATGGCAATTCCCATAGTACTTGATCACAACAGCCCGCAGTCGCTGCAGGGGCAGATTTTCGAACAATTACGTCATCTGATACTCGGCGGGAAGCTGAAACCGGGCACCCCTATACCCGCCAGCCGTGTGCTTGCCGAGCAACTTGGCACTTCCCGCAATACCGTCCTCCTTGTCTATGATCGTCTAATGGCGGAAGGCTACTTGCAGGCCCGGAAGGCGATTGGGACGTACGTAAACCTTGAATTGCCTGAGACCTGCCTCGCCGCGACCCGCAGAATTGCGACCTCTATTCCGGTTCAGGGGGAGATGGTAAGACAGCCTGTCATTCCCTTCACCGGACAAAGACGAATGGGAGCGGATGCCCGGCATCTGGACTTTGATTTCTTTCCGGATCGTACCGATCTCGATTTATTCCCTCAGAAAATATGGCGCCGCTTTATTAATAGGACACTTACCTCGTCCAGTACCCACTTTACTGAATGCGGTGATCCGGGCGGATTACTTCAGTTGCGAGAAGTCGTCGCGGATCATCTTGGGATAGCGCGTGGGATCAGTGTCTCATCTGACCAGGTGATCATTACTGCGGGTTCCCAGGAAGGATTGAACCTGGCGGCTCGCCTCCTGATAAAAGAGGGGACATTGGTGGCCACGGAGAATCCCTGCTATGAGGGGGCCGCGCTTCTCTTCCAGAGCTACTATGCAAAATTGGTTCCTGTGCCCGTGGATGAAGCCGGATTGGATGTTGAACGGCTGCCGAAAGAGGGTGTAATGCTTTTGTATGTTACCCCCTCGCACCAGTATCCACTCGGCTTTACATTACCCATTGAGCGTCGCCTGAAGCTGCTTGACTGGGCCCGGCGCTGCGGAGCATATATTATTGAGGATGACTACGACTCGGATTTTCGATATCGTGGTTCCCCCTTGACGGCGCTTATGGGCCTGGATGACTATGGTTGTGTAATGTATCTGGGGACTTTTTCCAAATCCATGGGCGCGGGGCTGCGTCTGGGCTACCTGGTGGTACCTAAGGCATTAATCCATGCGGCGCGCTCCGCCAAGGCATTATTGAATAATGGCCATGCCTGGCTGGATCAGGCAACAATGGCTGAATTTATCCGAAGCGGTGCCTATAGCAACCATTTACGGCGAATGCGCCACGTTTATTGCAAGCGTCGCGATTGCCTCATCGAGGCCTTGCGGCAGCATTTTGGCGCGGTTCACCTTTCCGGACTGGAAAGTGGCCTCCATCTGGCATGGCATCTGCCAGAAAATTATCCTGATGCTTCTGAGCTCCAAGCGCTCGCGCTCCGTCATGGGGTCGGTATTTATGCCATTGGATCTGGCACCGCCTATGACTACGGAAAATGTGACTACAGCGCTCGTACGCTGATACTTGGTTTCTCATCTCTTAATGAATATCAGATCAGGGCAGGTATTCGACGAATCGCCGATGCATTTGCAGGTCTACCCATCGTCAATGAGTAA
- a CDS encoding NapC/NirT family cytochrome c produces MAGMRAGGTLLTGALLGVVMVAVVFGGEAAVSTTEFCTSCHSMSYPAEELKTSSHYGALGANPGCKDCHIPQGFKNFHLAVATHVVDGARELYLEFANDYSTLEKFNERRLIMAHDARMNLKKWDSNTCRECHKNPQPPGSDAKAAHKKMETEGATCIDCHQNLVHKEVAETDLNASRKEGKMVLKPEKKDKDDEEDEEEG; encoded by the coding sequence ATGGCCGGAATGCGCGCGGGCGGCACCCTGCTCACGGGTGCGCTCCTGGGGGTTGTCATGGTGGCGGTGGTATTCGGCGGCGAGGCCGCCGTCTCCACCACCGAATTCTGCACCAGCTGCCACTCCATGTCCTATCCGGCGGAAGAACTCAAGACCTCCTCCCACTATGGCGCCCTGGGTGCCAACCCGGGCTGCAAGGACTGCCACATCCCGCAGGGCTTCAAGAACTTCCACCTGGCGGTGGCGACGCACGTGGTGGATGGGGCGCGCGAGCTGTACCTGGAATTTGCCAACGACTACTCCACGCTGGAGAAATTCAACGAGCGCAGGCTGATCATGGCGCACGATGCGCGCATGAACCTGAAGAAGTGGGACAGCAACACCTGCCGCGAATGCCACAAGAACCCGCAGCCGCCCGGATCCGATGCCAAGGCCGCGCACAAGAAGATGGAGACCGAAGGGGCCACCTGCATCGACTGCCACCAGAACCTGGTGCACAAGGAAGTCGCCGAGACCGACCTCAATGCCAGCCGCAAGGAAGGCAAAATGGTTCTCAAGCCCGAAAAGAAGGATAAGGACGACGAGGAGGATGAAGAGGAGGGGTGA
- the cycA gene encoding cytochrome c-550 CycA, producing the protein MRHSLTFALAAAAMFALLSGSATAQSFEGRKKCSSCHKSQAESWGETAHAKAMDSLKPNTKAEAKKKAKLDPKKDYTKDKDCVGCHVDGWGKEGGYTIDDPNKFTSGVGCESCHGPGAKYRGIHRKAGAAYEKSKKTAPRSTLADAGQDFAFEESCNACHLNYKGSPWKGAKEPYTPFTPEVDKKYTFDFNKYVKDTKAMHEHYKLDGTFEGEPKFKYHDDFQSKAKVGVKGSED; encoded by the coding sequence ATGCGCCATTCCCTGACATTTGCCCTGGCTGCCGCAGCCATGTTTGCGCTGCTATCCGGCAGCGCCACCGCACAATCGTTTGAAGGCCGCAAGAAGTGCAGTTCCTGTCACAAGAGCCAGGCCGAATCATGGGGCGAGACCGCTCACGCCAAGGCCATGGACTCGCTCAAGCCCAACACCAAGGCCGAGGCCAAGAAAAAGGCCAAGCTGGACCCCAAGAAGGACTACACCAAGGACAAGGACTGCGTAGGCTGCCACGTTGACGGCTGGGGCAAGGAAGGCGGCTACACCATAGACGACCCCAACAAATTCACCAGCGGCGTGGGCTGCGAATCCTGTCACGGGCCGGGTGCCAAGTATCGCGGCATCCACCGCAAGGCGGGAGCGGCCTACGAGAAATCGAAGAAGACCGCGCCGCGTTCGACCCTGGCCGATGCCGGGCAGGACTTCGCCTTTGAAGAATCCTGCAACGCCTGCCACCTGAACTACAAGGGCTCGCCGTGGAAGGGCGCCAAGGAACCGTACACCCCGTTCACCCCGGAAGTGGACAAGAAATACACCTTTGACTTCAACAAATACGTCAAGGACACCAAGGCCATGCACGAGCACTACAAACTGGACGGCACCTTTGAAGGCGAGCCGAAGTTCAAGTACCATGACGACTTCCAGTCCAAGGCCAAAGTGGGCGTGAAAGGTTCGGAGGACTGA
- the haoB gene encoding hydroxylamine oxidation protein HaoB — protein sequence MTASSASTPSPSRAQPARGGLGTKLLPSLGILLVTGGLLLLAWFAWLWFNPAPAPYRYTQVKEGGIAQFSQLGLDPWPDLTVAQYEIHAEGVNDPVALATTARRGAMAPILISWENRSSELLISLDSKLSELTALAAAIDKYAGQDARILAWWDTSRQLKLLTGRDTLFTAHLGEPLIIPAPWQPYSDSIRHQEDQFWGAPASADERRNFQRFADALIAEPARGAAILRELAGKGADGEAYVVIHVTDLYKLGLMRPEQFDITYKHFPMEGNMHGMIGYLKKWMQENNFATYTLQSLSDSMVRGYFLRDDKSGNTLLAQMLPFTNSMPLDLTVLQLIYQQGGYWVYKIPSTGDTAAAPADTSAGTLDADASSPATPAPAAPPALSPAS from the coding sequence TTGACCGCCTCATCCGCCTCGACTCCCTCCCCCTCCCGCGCCCAGCCGGCGCGGGGCGGACTGGGAACTAAACTCCTCCCGTCACTGGGCATCCTCCTGGTGACGGGAGGATTGCTTTTACTCGCCTGGTTTGCCTGGCTCTGGTTCAACCCGGCGCCCGCCCCCTACCGCTATACCCAGGTCAAGGAAGGCGGCATCGCCCAATTCAGCCAACTGGGCCTCGACCCCTGGCCGGACCTCACCGTCGCCCAGTATGAAATCCACGCCGAGGGCGTGAACGACCCCGTCGCCCTGGCCACCACCGCGCGGCGCGGCGCGATGGCTCCCATCCTCATCAGCTGGGAAAACCGCAGCAGCGAACTGCTCATCTCCCTCGACAGCAAACTCTCCGAACTGACCGCGCTGGCCGCCGCCATCGACAAATATGCGGGCCAGGACGCGCGCATCCTGGCCTGGTGGGACACCTCGCGCCAGCTCAAACTGCTGACCGGGCGCGACACCCTGTTCACCGCCCACCTGGGCGAACCCCTCATCATCCCCGCCCCCTGGCAGCCCTACAGCGACTCCATCCGCCACCAGGAAGACCAATTCTGGGGGGCGCCGGCCTCGGCCGACGAGCGCCGCAACTTCCAGCGCTTTGCCGACGCCCTCATCGCCGAACCCGCCCGGGGGGCCGCCATCCTGCGCGAACTGGCGGGCAAAGGCGCGGATGGCGAAGCCTACGTCGTCATCCACGTCACCGACCTCTACAAACTGGGACTGATGCGCCCCGAACAATTCGACATCACCTACAAGCACTTCCCCATGGAAGGCAACATGCACGGCATGATCGGCTACCTCAAGAAATGGATGCAGGAAAACAACTTCGCCACCTACACCCTGCAATCCCTCTCCGACAGCATGGTGCGCGGCTACTTCCTGCGCGATGATAAAAGCGGCAACACCCTCCTGGCCCAGATGCTGCCCTTCACCAATTCCATGCCGCTGGACCTCACCGTCCTGCAACTCATCTACCAGCAGGGCGGCTACTGGGTCTACAAAATCCCCTCGACCGGCGACACCGCAGCCGCACCCGCCGACACATCCGCCGGCACCCTCGATGCTGACGCTTCATCACCGGCGACACCCGCGCCTGCTGCCCCGCCCGCACTCTCACCCGCCTCCTGA
- a CDS encoding multiheme c-type cytochrome, whose product MVVKLGLRLITLTCGALLAASSWANYPSVPKETYKALNLEQTATPKELHEAVTKRYKDPAQGAGRGTLAKYWEPVPYSMYMDPASFYKPPTSMKEVAERQECVKCHTDESPVWVNAWKKSTHANLDKIRNLKPDSPIYYKKAKLEDVEKNLRSMNRLGANEKLKEVGCIDCHVDINTKKKADHMTDLRMPTADVCGTCHLQEFAERESERDTMVWPNKQWPQGRPSHALDWKANVEVAVFAAMPQREIAEGCSMCHTNQNKCDSCHTRHEFSAAESRKPEACATCHSGVDHNNWEAYSMSKHGKIVSMMGDKWNWEVSLKDAYAKGGQTAPTCAGCHFEYEGKYSHNVTRKIRWANYPAVPGIAENINSEWSEARLDSWVKTCTQCHSERFARSYLEFMDKGTLHGLAKFKEAHAVAENLYKDGLLTGQKTNRPAPMAPDKEMFAGFTQLYWSKDNNPAAIELKALEMGENDLPKLHVGLAHVNPGGWTYTEGWGPMNRAYVEIMDENTKIREMAALQARVAKMESRRTSLLDLDSKDDKLSLGGLGGGMLLAGTLALAGWRRREKSGH is encoded by the coding sequence ATGGTAGTGAAGCTTGGGCTGAGGCTCATCACGCTGACATGCGGGGCGCTGCTGGCGGCGTCGTCATGGGCGAACTATCCCAGCGTCCCGAAAGAGACGTACAAAGCGCTGAATCTGGAACAAACGGCCACGCCCAAGGAATTGCATGAAGCGGTGACCAAGCGCTACAAGGACCCGGCGCAAGGGGCTGGGCGGGGGACGCTGGCCAAGTACTGGGAGCCGGTGCCGTACAGCATGTACATGGACCCTGCCTCCTTCTACAAGCCGCCGACCTCGATGAAGGAAGTGGCGGAGCGTCAGGAATGCGTCAAGTGTCACACGGACGAATCGCCGGTATGGGTGAATGCGTGGAAGAAGAGCACGCATGCCAACCTGGACAAGATCCGCAACCTGAAGCCGGACAGCCCGATCTACTACAAGAAAGCCAAGCTGGAAGACGTGGAGAAGAACCTTCGCTCCATGAACCGGCTGGGCGCGAACGAAAAGCTGAAGGAAGTGGGGTGTATCGACTGTCACGTCGACATCAACACCAAGAAGAAGGCCGACCACATGACCGACCTTCGCATGCCCACGGCTGACGTATGCGGCACCTGCCACCTGCAGGAATTTGCCGAACGCGAATCCGAGCGCGACACCATGGTATGGCCGAACAAGCAATGGCCGCAGGGACGTCCCTCGCATGCGCTGGACTGGAAAGCCAACGTAGAAGTTGCGGTATTTGCCGCCATGCCGCAGCGCGAGATAGCCGAAGGCTGCAGCATGTGCCACACCAACCAGAACAAATGCGACTCCTGCCATACCCGGCACGAATTCTCCGCGGCCGAATCGCGCAAGCCCGAAGCGTGCGCCACCTGCCACAGCGGGGTGGACCACAACAACTGGGAAGCTTACTCCATGAGCAAGCACGGCAAGATCGTATCGATGATGGGCGACAAATGGAACTGGGAAGTCTCGCTCAAGGACGCCTACGCCAAGGGTGGCCAGACCGCCCCGACCTGCGCGGGGTGCCACTTCGAATATGAAGGCAAGTACAGCCACAACGTCACGCGCAAGATACGCTGGGCCAACTACCCGGCCGTGCCCGGCATAGCCGAGAACATCAACAGCGAATGGTCGGAAGCGCGGCTGGACTCCTGGGTCAAGACCTGCACCCAGTGTCACTCCGAGCGTTTTGCCCGCTCCTACCTGGAATTCATGGACAAAGGCACCCTGCACGGCCTGGCCAAATTCAAGGAAGCGCATGCAGTCGCCGAGAACCTCTACAAGGACGGCCTGCTCACCGGACAGAAGACCAACCGTCCGGCGCCGATGGCACCGGACAAGGAAATGTTCGCCGGCTTCACCCAGCTCTACTGGTCCAAGGACAACAACCCCGCGGCGATCGAACTCAAGGCGCTGGAAATGGGAGAAAACGACCTGCCCAAACTGCACGTAGGCCTGGCCCACGTCAACCCGGGCGGCTGGACCTACACCGAAGGGTGGGGCCCGATGAACCGCGCCTACGTCGAAATCATGGACGAAAACACCAAGATACGCGAAATGGCGGCGCTGCAGGCCCGGGTAGCCAAGATGGAATCACGCCGCACCAGCCTGCTGGACCTCGACAGCAAGGATGACAAGCTCTCGCTGGGCGGCCTGGGCGGCGGCATGCTGCTGGCTGGCACCCTCGCGCTGGCTGGCTGGCGCCGGCGCGAAAAAAGCGGGCATTGA
- a CDS encoding Nif3-like dinuclear metal center hexameric protein — MQLDELETYLNQLLDVARFRDYCPNGLQVEGRSEVRKLVSGVTASFDLLQAAVAVGADAVLVHHGYFWRGEDQCLIGMKHRRVALLMAHHISLLAYHLPLDAHPEFGNNTQLAHRMGFIETGRFGEQNIAVQGNLSSGISTLQELRLNIEYILSRKPLVIGDDAKLIRRIAWCTGGAQDYFDEAIRLGVDAFLTGEISERNVHAARESGVAFIAAGHHATERYGVQELGELISRKFGISHQFIDIDSPV; from the coding sequence ATGCAATTAGATGAGCTTGAAACCTATTTGAACCAACTTCTGGATGTCGCCCGTTTTCGCGATTATTGCCCAAATGGACTACAAGTGGAAGGCCGAAGTGAAGTGCGCAAGCTGGTCAGCGGCGTAACGGCATCGTTCGATCTCCTGCAAGCCGCTGTAGCAGTCGGGGCCGACGCGGTGCTCGTACACCACGGTTACTTCTGGCGCGGTGAGGATCAGTGCCTGATCGGGATGAAACATCGCCGTGTTGCGCTGCTGATGGCGCACCATATCAGCCTGCTCGCATATCATTTGCCACTCGATGCACACCCTGAGTTTGGCAACAACACTCAACTCGCCCACAGAATGGGCTTCATCGAAACCGGCCGTTTCGGTGAGCAAAATATCGCTGTACAGGGTAATCTGTCGTCAGGGATATCAACCTTGCAAGAACTGCGGCTCAATATTGAATATATCCTGTCTCGAAAACCGCTGGTAATTGGCGACGATGCGAAACTGATACGACGTATAGCATGGTGCACGGGTGGAGCCCAGGATTATTTTGACGAAGCCATCCGCCTCGGCGTGGATGCGTTTCTTACGGGAGAAATTTCCGAACGAAACGTGCATGCGGCACGCGAATCCGGCGTGGCATTCATCGCCGCGGGACATCATGCCACCGAACGTTACGGTGTACAGGAATTGGGAGAGCTCATATCCCGCAAATTTGGCATTTCGCATCAATTCATTGATATCGACAGTCCGGTGTAA